A window from Citrus sinensis cultivar Valencia sweet orange chromosome 3, DVS_A1.0, whole genome shotgun sequence encodes these proteins:
- the LOC127901126 gene encoding uncharacterized protein LOC127901126, protein MGKAKKAPKFAAMKKIITKRAIKNYKEDVLNPNKKDLTKEKMPRNVPNVSSALFFTHNTALGPPYRVLVDTNFINFSIQNKLDLEKGMMDCLYAKCTPCITDCVMAELEKLGQKYRVALRIAKDPRFERLPCTHKGTYADDCLVERVTQHKCFIVATCDRDLKRRIRKVPGVPIMYITRHKYSIERLPEATVGGAPRI, encoded by the exons ATGGGGAAAGCCAAAAAGGCTCCTAAATTTGCCGCCATGAAGAAGATCATCACCAAAAGAGCTATAAAAAA TTACAAAGAGGATGTTTTGAATCCCAACAAGAAAGACCTTACTAAGGAAAAGATGCCAAGAAATGT GCCTAATGTTTCTTCGGCACTTTTCTTCACACACAACACTGCCTTGGGACCGCCTTACCGGGTCTTGGTGGATACcaactttattaatttctccatcCAGAATAAA TTGGATTTGGAGAAGGGAATGATGGACTGCTTATATGCGAAAT GCACTCCTTGTATTACGGATTGTGTGATGGCAGAGCTTGAGAAGCTAGGTCAGAAGTACCGAGTAGCTCTGAG GATTGCTAAGGATCCTCGTTTTGAGAGATTACCCTGTACTCATAAAGGGACCTATGCTGATGATTGTCTTGTTGAAAGAGTTACTCAG CATAAATGCTTCATAGTTGCTACATGTGATCGAGATCTGAAGCGAAGGATACGGAAG GTTCCCGGAGTGCCTATCATGTACATAACCCGGCACAAGTATTCAATTGAGCGGCTGCCAGAGGCAACAGTTGGTGGAG CTCCAAGAATTTGA
- the LOC127901125 gene encoding uncharacterized protein LOC127901125 — MGSLESGLVVPLKRDNLGRSSSRTERQHSFLQRNRSRFSRFLFFKKLDYLLWICTVAVFLFFVVIFQLFLPGSVTVMDESQGSLRDFDKVPADLMFLKEMGLLDFGEEVTFLPLKLMEKFQSEDKDVNLTSVFHRKLHRFGYRKPQLALVFPDLLIDPQQLQMVTIAIALREIGYAIQVYSLEDGRAHEVWRNIGVPVAILQTGREKASFVNWLNYDGILVNSLEAKVVISNIMQEPFKSLPLVWTIHEGTLATRARNYASSGQLELLNDWKKVFNRATVVVFPDYVLPMMYSAFDAGNYYVIPGSPAKAWEADTNMDLYNDTVRVKMGFKPDDLVIAIVGTQFMYRGLWLEHALILRALLPLFSEVSVENESNSPIKVMILSGDSTSNYSVVIEAIAHNLHYPLGVVKHIAAEGDVDSVLNTADVVIYGSFLEEQTFPEILVKALCFRKPIIAPDLSNIRKYVDDRVNGYLFPKENIKALTHIILQVITNGKISPFARNIASIGRRSVKNLMALETIEGYAMLLENVLKLPSEVAFPKSIKELSPKLKEEWQWHLFEAFLNSTHEDRTSRSNRFLNQIELLQSNHTERDSYLPVPETDDSFLYDIWKEEKDIEMLNVRKRREEEELKDRIDQSHGTWDEVYRSAKRADRAKNDLHERDEGELERTGQPLCIYEPYLGEGTWPFLHHRSLYRGIGLSSKGRRPRRDDVDAPSRLPLLNNPYYRDILGEYGAFFAIANRIDRLHKNAWIGFQSWRATANKVSLSRIAENALVDAIQARRHGDALYFWVRMDVDSRNPLRQDFWSFCDAINAGNCKVTFSESLKRMYGIKHELEFLPLMPQDGDTWSVMQSWVLPTRSFLEFVMFSRMFVDALDAQMYDEHHESGRCYLSLSKDKHCYSRLLELLVNVWAYHSARRMVYVNPETGAMQEQHKFKSRRGQMWVRWFSYSTLKSMDEDMAEEADSDHPRRRWLWPSTGEVVWQGVFEKERHLRNKLKEKRKQQSKDKQTRQKRKRRQKVIGKYVKPPPEETENSNSTTILHQ; from the exons atgGGTTCTTTGGAGAGTGGGCTTGTGGTTCCATTGAAAAGGGACAATCTTGGCCGGTCCTCGTCGAGAACTGAGAGGCAACACTCGTTCCTGCAAAGAAACAGATCGAGATTCTCACGTTTCTTGTTTTTCAAGAAGCTCGATTATCTACTATGGATTTGCACTGTGGctgttttcttgttctttgtgGTTATTTTTCAGCTGTTTTTACCTGGGTCAGTGACAGTGATGGATGAATCTCAAGGGTCGTTGCGGGATTTTGATAAAGTCCCTGCAGATTTGATGTTCTTGAAGGAGATGGGTCTGTTGGATTTTGGAGAGGAAGTTACATTTTTGCCTTTAAAGCTTATGGAGAAATTTCAAAGTGAAGATAAAGATGTCAATTTGACTTCTGTTTTCCACAGGAAACTACACCGTTTTGGTTACAGAAAGCCCCAGCTAGCATTG GTGTTTCCCGATCTGCTGATTGATCCACAGCAATTGCAAATGGTGACTATTGCAATTGCATTACGAGAGATTGGTTATGCAATTCAG GTGTACTCCCTTGAAGATGGCCGAGCACATGAGGTTTGGAGAAACATAGGAGTTCCAGTTGCCATTCTTCAAACTGGTCGGGAGAAGGCATCTTTTGTCAATTGGCTAAA CTATGATGGTATACTTGTGAACTCACTTGAAGCAAAGGTTGTCATTTCTAa TATCATGCAGGAACCTTTCAAATCTCTTCCTCTCGTATGGACCATCCATGAAGGAACACTTGCTACTCGTGCAAGAAACTATGCTTCAAGTGGTCAACTTGAGCTTTTAAATGATTGGAAAAAAGTTTTCAACCGTGCAACTGTGGTTGTCTTCCCAGACTATGTCTTGCCG ATGATGTACTCTGCATTTGATGCCGGAAACTATTATGTTATTCCGGGTTCTCCTGCTAAAGCATGGGAAGCAGATACTAATATGGATTTGTACAACGATACTGTACGTGTCAAGATGGGCTTTAAGCCTGATGATCTTGTCATTGCAATTGTAGGAACTCAATTTATGTACAGGGGGTTATGGCTGGAGCATGCCCTTATTTTGCGTGCGCTTTTACCACTTTTTTCGGAGGTCTCTGtagaaaatgaatcaaattctCCCATCAAGGTTATGATTTTAAGCGGGgattcaactagtaattataGTGTGGTCATTGAG GCCATTGCTCATAACCTTCATTACCCTCTTGGAGTTGTGAAGCACATAGCTGCTGAAGGAGATGTTGACAGTGTTCTTAACACAGCTGATGTTGTGATATATGGATCTTTCCTCGAGGAGCAAACTTTTCCTGAGATTTTGGTGAAAGCTTTGTGCTTCAGGAAACCAATCATAGCCCCAGACCTCTCCAACATCAGAAAATAT GTTGACGACAGGGTGAATGGCTATCTTTTCcctaaagaaaatattaaagctCTTACACACATTATATTGCAAGTGATTACAAATGGGAAAATATCACCTTTTGCTCGCAATATTGCCTCAATAGGAAGACGTTCTGTTAAGAACCTGATGGCTTTGGAAACTATTGAAGGTTATGCTATGCTGCTTGAAAATGTTCTCAAGCTGCCATCAGAAGTTGCATTCCCCAAGTCTATCAAAGAACTTTCTCCCAAATTGAAAGAAGAATGGCAATGGCATCTATTTGAAGCTTTTCTAAATTCAACACATGAAGATAGAACTTCAAGAAGTAACAGATTTTTAAACCAGATTGAGCTGCTGCAGTCGAACCATACTGAAAGAGACAGCTATCTTCCTGTGCCTGAAACTGATGACTCATTTTTATATGACATCTggaaggaagaaaaagatattGAGATGCTCAATGttagaaagagaagagaagaagaagag TTAAAAGATAGAATTGATCAATCTCATGGAACATGGGACGAAGTGTATCGAAGTGCCAAAAGGGCTGATCGAGCTAAAAATGATTTGCATGAAAGGGATGAAGGGGAGCTAGAAAGGACTGGTCAACCATTGTGCATTTATGAACCTTACCTTGGGGAAGGAACCTGGCCTTTTCTGCACCATAGATCGCTCTATCGTGGAATTGGATTG TCCTCCAAAGGCCGCAGACCTAGAAGAGATGATGTTGATGCACCCTCCCGTCTGCCACTTCTTAATAACCCTTACTACCGAGACATCCTTGGTGAATATGGAGCCTTTTTTGCAATTGCAAACCGGATTGACCGTTTACACAAGAATGCCTGGATAGGGTTTCAGTCCTGGAGAGCAACAGCCAACAAG GTATCATTGTCTAGGATCGCTGAAAATGCTTTGGTAGATGCTATCCAAGCGCGAAGGCATGGCGACGCACTCTACTTTTGGGTTCGGATGGATGTGGATTCGAGAAACCCTTTGCGACAGGATTTTTGGTCATTTTGTGATGCCATAAATGCTGGAAATTGCAA GGTTACTTTTTCCGAGTCTCTGAAGAGGATGTATGGCATAAAGCATGAGTTGGAATTTCTACCCCTCATGCCTCAAGATGGGGATACATGGTCTGTCATGCAGAGTTGGGTTTTGCCAACAAGGTCCTTCCTAGAGTTTGTTATGTTTTCAAG GATGTTTGTGGATGCCTTGGATGCACAAATGTATGATGAGCACCATGAAAGTGGCCGCTGTTATCTGAGTTTATCTAAG GACAAACATTGTTACTCACGCCTGCTTGAGCTACTTGTAAATGTCTGGGCTTATCACAGTGCAAGACGGATGGTATATGTGAACCCTGAGACTGGTGCAATGCAAGAGCAACACAAGTTTAAGAGTCGGAGAGGTCAAATGTGGGTCAGATGGTTCTCATACAGCACTTTAAAAAGCATGGATGAGGACATGGCCGAGGAGGCAGATTCTGATCACCCTAGAAGACGGTGGTTATGGCCGTCAACAGGTGAGGTCGTTTGGCAAGGTGTATTTGAGAAAGAAAGGCATCTTCGGAATAAGCTAAAGGAGAAAAGGAAGCAGCAAAGTAAAGACAAACAAACCAgacaaaagagaaagagacGCCAAAAAGTAATAGGAAAATATGTGAAACCTCCACCAGAAGAGACGGAAAATTCGAACTCAACAACAATATTACATCAATGA
- the LOC127901184 gene encoding UDP-D-xylose:L-fucose alpha-1,3-D-xylosyltransferase MGP4-like, with amino-acid sequence MSQWLHQRPLHNPLPNPYPLSPRNSMTFQFQRPMLLVLNRTTLLVLLSLLVVLGVILPWTGTPGFMFPNATSSLAKWRDYTLSQAASFVAKNGTIIVCAVSQPYLPFLNNWLISISRQKHQDQVLVIAEDYATLYKVNGRWPGHAVLVPPAPDSQTAHKFGSQGFFNFTSRRPCHLLHILELGYNVMYNDVDMVWLKDPFPYLQGDHDVYFTDDMAAVKPLDHSHDLPPPGKKGRTYICSCMIYLRPTDGAKLVMKKWIEELQAEPWSKAKKANDQPAFNWALNKTAGQVDLYLLPQSAFPTGGLYFKNQTWVEETKGKHVIIHNNYITGFEKKIKRFRDFGLWLVDDHAVESPLGKL; translated from the exons ATGTCACAGTGGCTGCATCAACGGCCGTTACACAATCCGTTACCAAATCCGTACCCTCTTTCGCCGCGCAATTCAATGACCTTCCAATTCCAAAGACCAATGTTACTAGTTCTCAACCGAACAACTCTTCTAGTGTTACTCTCTCTCTTAGTCGTACTCGGCGTAATCCTCCCCTGGACTGGAACCCCCGGGTTCATGTTCCCAAACGCTACTTCCTCTCTCGCTAAATGGCGTGACTACACGCTGTCCCAAGCGGCGTCGTTTGTGGCTAAGAACGGCACTATTATCGTCTGCGCTGTGAGTCAGCCTTACTTGCCGTTTCTAAACAACTGGTTGATTAGTATTTCGAGACAAAAGCACCAAGATCAAGTGCTGGTTATTGCAGAGGATTACGCCACTCTTTATAAAGTGAACGGGAGATGGCCTGGTCACGCTGTCCTCGTGCCGCCTGCTCCCGATTCACAAACTGCCCATAAGTTTGGCTCTCAG GGATTCTTCAATTTTACATCTCGGAGGCCTTGTCATCTGCTGCACATATTAGAGCTTGGGTATAACGTTATGTACAATGATGTTGATATGGTTTGGTTGAAAGATCCCTTTCCCTATCTCCAGGGCGATCACGATGTGTACTTTACTGATGACATGGCTGCT GTGAAGCCTCTTGATCATTCGCATGATCTGCCGCCTCCAGGAAAAAAAGGCCGCACTTACATTTGTAGTTGTATGATTTACCTGCGTCCCACTGATGGTGCAAAGCTAGTCATGAAGAAATGGATTGAGGAGCTTCAGGCTGAACCTTGGTCCAAGGCAAAGAAAGCAAATGATCAGCCTGCATTTAATTGGGCACTGAATAAAACTGCTGGACAG GTGGATCTCTACCTGCTACCCCAGTCAGCATTTCCAACTGGGGGATTGTACTTTAAAAACCAGACATGGGTTGAAGAAACTAAAGGAAAGCATGTAATTATCCACAATAATTACATCACAGGTTTtgagaaaaagataaagagaTTCCGTGATTTTGGTCTCTGGTTGGTTGATGATCATGCTGTCGAGTCCCCCTTAGGCAAGTTGTAA